From Syntrophorhabdaceae bacterium, the proteins below share one genomic window:
- a CDS encoding long-chain-fatty-acid--CoA ligase, with product MRQRFLLKELSRYEIGTYGDIIYRNALLHPEKTAFVYGPRRVTFFQYNGRVNSLVHALRSFGLSKGDGIGLISWNCLECTDITGAAMKGGFVISPFNPRLTGNELEALINLSQVKVLFVGQEMHDLVKDLRRRLPGVEHYIALEKPVDDMAYYDDLISNFPGEEPDVQITQNDPFIIFYTSGTTGAPKGAVYTHYRKLEEARNKALQVGLQPGDTHVMVLPLFHIGGWSHFWAFYCVAGANIIMTQRSFDAKATLKALEEEKATDIHIVPTLLVTLLNQPDLDQYDLASVKRIWYAASPMPLEVLKTGIAKFGPIFAQGYGQTESGPDICILSKEAHIAAALSEEGYDILASCGQPCIGVHVRIVDDDGKDVGPGEVGEITVKSRSIMEGYWQNPAETARTIVDGWLHTGDMGQYDSHGFIYIVDRKKDMIITGGENVFPREVEEVLYRHPAVQEAAVIGVPDPVWVERVHAVIVLREGAELTAAEVTAFCKGHMAGYKTPRSVEFVDVLPRNPQGKVLKRVLKERYSGDGGKGPEPKRRGTAEGPKAGRAKGRNH from the coding sequence GTGCGACAGAGATTTCTCCTTAAAGAATTGAGTCGATACGAAATAGGGACTTATGGGGATATAATTTACCGGAACGCGCTCCTCCACCCGGAGAAGACCGCCTTCGTCTACGGGCCGCGGAGGGTAACCTTTTTCCAGTACAACGGCAGGGTCAACAGCCTCGTCCATGCGCTCAGGTCCTTCGGTCTTTCAAAAGGGGACGGCATAGGGCTCATTTCGTGGAACTGCCTGGAATGCACCGATATTACCGGGGCGGCAATGAAGGGAGGCTTCGTGATCTCCCCCTTCAACCCGCGCCTCACCGGTAATGAGCTTGAAGCGCTCATCAATCTCTCACAGGTAAAGGTACTTTTCGTGGGACAGGAGATGCACGACCTGGTAAAGGACCTCCGTAGACGCCTGCCCGGGGTGGAGCATTATATCGCCCTCGAGAAGCCCGTTGATGATATGGCCTACTACGACGACCTCATCTCCAATTTCCCCGGTGAGGAGCCGGACGTGCAGATCACGCAGAACGATCCCTTCATCATCTTCTATACGAGTGGGACCACGGGCGCGCCGAAGGGCGCGGTCTATACCCATTACCGGAAGCTCGAAGAGGCGAGAAACAAGGCGCTCCAGGTAGGATTGCAGCCGGGAGATACCCACGTAATGGTCCTCCCTCTCTTCCACATCGGCGGGTGGTCCCATTTCTGGGCCTTCTACTGTGTGGCGGGGGCCAACATCATTATGACCCAGAGGTCCTTTGACGCAAAGGCCACCCTCAAGGCCCTCGAAGAGGAAAAAGCCACCGATATCCATATCGTCCCCACCCTGCTCGTGACCCTCCTCAACCAGCCCGATCTCGACCAATACGATCTTGCGAGCGTGAAGCGTATCTGGTATGCCGCCTCTCCCATGCCTCTGGAAGTCCTGAAGACGGGCATCGCGAAGTTCGGCCCTATCTTCGCCCAGGGCTACGGACAGACGGAATCGGGACCCGACATATGCATTCTCTCGAAAGAGGCCCATATTGCGGCGGCACTCTCCGAAGAAGGCTACGACATCCTTGCGTCATGCGGGCAGCCGTGCATCGGGGTGCATGTGAGGATAGTCGATGACGACGGAAAGGACGTAGGGCCCGGCGAGGTAGGTGAGATCACCGTAAAAAGCAGGTCCATAATGGAAGGATACTGGCAGAACCCGGCCGAGACGGCCCGGACGATCGTGGACGGATGGCTCCACACGGGAGATATGGGCCAGTATGACAGTCACGGGTTTATCTACATCGTGGACAGGAAAAAGGACATGATCATCACGGGAGGCGAGAACGTCTTTCCCCGCGAGGTCGAAGAGGTGCTCTACCGGCACCCGGCCGTGCAGGAGGCAGCGGTCATCGGGGTCCCCGACCCCGTGTGGGTCGAGCGGGTCCACGCGGTGATCGTGCTCAGGGAAGGGGCGGAGCTTACGGCCGCGGAAGTCACCGCCTTCTGTAAGGGCCACATGGCGGGATATAAGACCCCCAGGTCCGTGGAATTCGTCGATGTCCTGCCCCGCAATCCCCAGGGCAAGGTGCTCAAGAGGGTCCTGAAGGAAAGGTACTCCGGGGATGGCGGCAAAGGGCCCGAACCGAAGCGCCGGGGTACCGCGGAAGGGCCGAAGGCCGGCCGGGCAAAGGGCCGGAATCACTGA
- a CDS encoding IclR family transcriptional regulator, which yields MNDEVVPSAQRYVVPAVEQASRVLFCLAGAESQYLSLPEICARVAIHKSKAFSILETLLGFGLVRKGTDGKGYALGPGLIFLSRKAIDHLSAPRLAEPILKDLAKATGCTAVLGLIDGGSVFIAGKAEGEGGFGVTMRVGHRLGLTYGAHGKAVVAVMPGKVRDHILAETPLYFYGSPERLDRVRLAADFAQCLEEGFAEDLGEVNPGLNVEAAPVIGPDGMPVGFIEIFVLFKKETAHQFGPLVAEAGRALSRELGASPPAQWALPDRADALP from the coding sequence ATGAATGATGAAGTTGTTCCCTCTGCTCAGCGTTATGTGGTGCCGGCGGTGGAGCAGGCCTCGCGGGTGCTTTTTTGCCTGGCGGGGGCGGAATCGCAGTACCTGAGCCTTCCGGAGATCTGCGCGCGGGTTGCCATCCACAAGAGTAAGGCCTTTTCTATCCTCGAGACCCTGCTGGGGTTCGGGCTTGTGCGGAAGGGGACCGACGGGAAGGGGTATGCCCTTGGGCCGGGGCTTATTTTCCTTTCCCGGAAGGCTATCGACCACTTGAGCGCGCCGCGGCTTGCCGAGCCGATCCTGAAGGACCTTGCGAAGGCGACCGGTTGCACCGCGGTGCTCGGCCTTATCGATGGAGGGAGCGTTTTTATTGCGGGTAAGGCCGAGGGGGAAGGGGGGTTCGGCGTTACCATGCGGGTGGGCCACAGGCTGGGCCTCACCTATGGCGCCCATGGAAAGGCGGTGGTGGCGGTCATGCCCGGGAAGGTGCGGGACCATATTCTTGCGGAGACGCCGCTCTATTTTTATGGCTCTCCGGAGCGGCTCGACCGGGTGCGTCTCGCCGCGGATTTCGCCCAATGTCTGGAAGAGGGGTTTGCCGAAGACCTGGGAGAGGTAAACCCCGGACTCAATGTGGAGGCAGCGCCTGTGATAGGGCCCGACGGCATGCCCGTAGGCTTTATCGAGATTTTCGTGCTTTTCAAGAAAGAGACTGCCCACCAGTTCGGGCCCCTCGTGGCCGAGGCGGGCCGGGCCCTCTCCCGCGAGCTTGGGGCTTCGCCGCCGGCTCAATGGGCGCTGCCGGACAGGGCGGACGCGCTACCTTAA
- a CDS encoding (2Fe-2S)-binding protein, whose product MTAQKNSAARKKPVSYPPINLTVNGILYELRVGSRPGEVEAFHTLSHTLRETLGLTGTKISCDNGACGACTVIMGGNPVLSCKILTIECDGKSVNTIEGLRDPATGALDPLQQAFIDQQAFQCGFCTPGIIMTAKALLNRNPHPSVDEVKEALSGNFCRCVSHYHVLRAVMSVADQGR is encoded by the coding sequence ATGACAGCACAGAAGAATAGTGCAGCGCGGAAAAAACCGGTCTCCTATCCGCCGATCAACCTGACGGTCAACGGGATTCTTTACGAATTGCGGGTGGGGAGCAGGCCCGGTGAAGTGGAGGCCTTTCACACCTTGTCCCACACCTTAAGAGAGACCCTCGGGCTTACGGGCACCAAAATTTCCTGCGACAACGGCGCGTGCGGGGCCTGCACCGTGATTATGGGCGGGAACCCTGTCCTCTCCTGTAAAATTCTCACCATTGAATGCGACGGAAAGAGCGTCAATACCATAGAGGGATTGAGAGACCCTGCCACGGGCGCGCTCGATCCCCTCCAGCAAGCCTTTATCGACCAGCAGGCCTTTCAGTGCGGTTTCTGCACCCCGGGCATCATCATGACCGCAAAGGCGCTCCTCAACAGGAACCCCCATCCCAGTGTGGATGAGGTCAAGGAGGCCCTTTCCGGTAATTTTTGCAGGTGTGTCAGTCATTACCACGTGCTCCGGGCGGTCATGTCGGTCGCGGACCAGGGGAGGTAA
- a CDS encoding sigma 54-interacting transcriptional regulator, with amino-acid sequence MTDLSKLWTDADPDRKDVILFLAYIEPPVSIDFLGSLSEISFSKILHAIEALKKKRLLWEKKEYGPGLYFYDGTVLKDLAGNAAGHESARVMARLIDYYKVHENDDHRNVLTLASLYRDSGNIEDGLGEIKKAADLLHKSGEREKAAAYYDGLVRYFETRPVERSQAACFLDSVLAIVAIMKYRMPVHEQITLLIKAEQIARGHRQWEALSKVKLALARLFQASGHHRQATLCINDFRNLAKKTGDPSVVRIATLLTSEFLYWQGRFSDAALRYDEAIGDVEEFGDDKATLKAGARVGFSNVICGRIARGMGMIDAVRAKGLALNIQSVVAFADFMAALALFEIRKLPEGSFFLDRLSLFLEEVLGHYVLSGMNRCKAFLCCMRQEYEEAFQYHKKAIGHSLAVGWNHHNGPWNLECLDILESKGFFNAQWNYDGEIERMLHWDDIYMKGAAFRYRALRTMKRGGPPGAVLADLTSAEKYLKRAGAEIELARTWIDLGSFHMKQGEAGLGQSFLTRAWVLFSKVDRSLLPKDLLVVMPQEQRIELMIERIIKINESLGGILSTSSFLERVINVAMDFTMATRGAFFSVGEGEEPRIVTSRNLNPLHTAQSGLISMAVEQAVREGKGLVFPGFEAAGVLTDRALGGAGITAFLCMPARLGEETMGYLYLDNRLGGRPFPEDLLTYVRLLCSQIAVGLSNIRIYDEIKNEKARLEDETVFYKRTMGVDGSPGTIIAKSEAIRTVIDQIRQVGPTDSTVLIMGETGVGKELVAKAIHALSDRRDGPFIPVNLAVLPHDLVANELFGHEKGAFTGAGERHKGRFELAHGGTIFLDEIGDLPPDIQVKLLRVLQEGAFERLGSEKPVKFDFRVIVATHRNLDIEVEKGAFRQDLYYRLNVFPIYMPPLRDRKEDIPLLAQHFVDEFARKMHKRINRIPAREMKKLMEYHWPGNVRELEHFVERAVIISDGKDLSFSGHGLKGPEGIRAREPGPTLLADVERLHIEKVLSHTRGKVGGPDGAAALLGLKPTTLFFRIKKLGITRPS; translated from the coding sequence GTGACCGATCTTTCGAAACTATGGACTGACGCCGATCCGGACCGTAAAGACGTGATTCTTTTCCTTGCCTACATTGAGCCGCCCGTTTCCATAGATTTTCTCGGCTCTCTCTCGGAGATCTCTTTCAGCAAGATCCTCCACGCAATAGAAGCACTGAAAAAAAAGAGGCTCCTGTGGGAGAAGAAGGAGTACGGGCCGGGTCTTTATTTTTATGATGGGACCGTACTCAAGGATCTTGCGGGAAATGCGGCCGGCCACGAATCCGCAAGGGTCATGGCCAGGCTCATCGATTATTACAAGGTCCACGAAAACGATGACCACCGGAACGTGCTGACCTTAGCCTCCTTATACCGCGATTCGGGCAACATAGAGGACGGGCTCGGAGAGATTAAGAAAGCGGCAGACCTTCTCCACAAGTCGGGAGAGAGGGAAAAGGCGGCGGCCTATTACGACGGGCTGGTCCGCTATTTCGAGACGCGGCCGGTGGAGCGGTCACAGGCTGCGTGCTTCCTCGACAGCGTGCTCGCCATAGTCGCTATAATGAAGTACCGGATGCCGGTCCACGAGCAGATCACCCTGCTCATCAAAGCGGAACAGATCGCGCGGGGCCACAGGCAATGGGAGGCCCTCTCGAAGGTAAAGCTCGCCCTGGCCCGCCTTTTTCAGGCCTCGGGCCACCACAGGCAGGCTACACTTTGCATCAACGATTTCAGGAACCTCGCAAAGAAGACCGGGGACCCATCGGTCGTCAGGATCGCCACCCTTCTCACGAGTGAGTTTCTTTACTGGCAGGGCAGGTTCTCCGATGCGGCACTCCGTTACGATGAGGCAATCGGCGACGTCGAAGAGTTCGGCGACGACAAGGCGACCCTCAAGGCAGGCGCCCGGGTGGGCTTCAGCAACGTGATCTGCGGCAGGATCGCCCGCGGCATGGGCATGATCGACGCGGTCAGGGCCAAGGGCCTCGCCCTGAACATCCAATCCGTGGTCGCCTTCGCCGATTTCATGGCTGCCCTCGCCCTTTTCGAGATCCGAAAGCTCCCTGAAGGCTCCTTCTTCCTCGACAGGCTCTCCTTATTCCTGGAAGAGGTGCTCGGCCATTACGTGCTCTCAGGCATGAACCGCTGCAAGGCCTTTCTCTGCTGCATGAGGCAGGAGTACGAAGAGGCCTTCCAATACCACAAGAAGGCGATCGGGCACTCCCTCGCCGTGGGCTGGAACCATCACAACGGCCCCTGGAATCTCGAGTGTCTCGATATCCTCGAATCGAAAGGTTTCTTCAACGCGCAATGGAATTATGACGGCGAGATAGAGCGGATGCTCCACTGGGACGACATCTACATGAAGGGCGCCGCCTTTCGGTACAGGGCCTTGCGGACGATGAAAAGAGGGGGTCCCCCGGGGGCCGTTCTCGCCGATCTCACCTCTGCGGAAAAATACCTGAAAAGGGCCGGAGCGGAGATCGAGCTCGCCCGCACGTGGATCGATCTCGGAAGTTTTCATATGAAGCAAGGTGAAGCCGGGCTCGGGCAATCCTTTCTCACCAGAGCCTGGGTGCTCTTCTCCAAGGTGGACCGGAGCCTCCTCCCCAAGGACCTCCTCGTGGTCATGCCTCAGGAACAGAGGATCGAGCTCATGATCGAAAGGATTATAAAGATCAATGAGTCCCTCGGGGGCATCCTCAGCACCTCCTCTTTTCTCGAGCGGGTGATCAACGTGGCCATGGATTTCACCATGGCCACCCGGGGCGCCTTCTTTTCCGTGGGCGAGGGAGAGGAGCCCAGGATCGTGACGAGCAGGAATCTGAACCCTCTGCACACCGCCCAATCGGGTCTTATCTCCATGGCGGTCGAGCAGGCCGTCCGGGAGGGGAAGGGACTCGTTTTTCCCGGTTTCGAAGCAGCCGGAGTCCTGACGGACCGGGCACTCGGCGGTGCCGGGATTACCGCATTCCTGTGCATGCCCGCCCGTTTGGGGGAAGAGACGATGGGATACCTCTATCTCGATAACCGCCTCGGAGGACGACCTTTTCCGGAAGACCTCCTCACCTATGTGAGGCTGCTCTGCAGCCAGATCGCCGTGGGCCTCTCCAATATCAGGATCTATGACGAGATCAAGAACGAGAAAGCCCGGCTGGAAGACGAGACGGTCTTTTACAAGCGCACCATGGGCGTGGACGGCTCTCCCGGGACGATCATCGCAAAATCGGAAGCGATCAGGACCGTAATAGACCAAATTCGACAGGTGGGGCCCACGGACAGCACGGTCCTTATTATGGGAGAGACGGGCGTGGGGAAGGAGCTCGTGGCAAAGGCGATCCATGCCTTGAGCGATCGCAGGGACGGCCCCTTTATCCCCGTAAACCTCGCGGTCCTTCCCCATGACCTCGTGGCAAACGAGCTTTTCGGCCATGAAAAGGGGGCCTTCACCGGCGCGGGCGAGCGCCACAAGGGCAGGTTCGAGCTTGCCCACGGGGGCACGATCTTTCTCGACGAGATCGGCGACCTCCCTCCCGATATCCAGGTGAAGCTCCTCCGGGTGCTCCAGGAGGGCGCCTTCGAGCGCCTGGGCAGCGAGAAACCGGTAAAATTCGATTTCAGGGTGATCGTCGCGACCCACAGGAATCTGGATATCGAGGTAGAGAAAGGCGCATTCCGGCAGGACCTCTATTACCGGCTCAATGTGTTCCCCATCTATATGCCCCCCTTAAGGGACAGGAAGGAGGATATCCCGCTCCTCGCCCAGCATTTCGTCGATGAGTTCGCGAGGAAGATGCATAAGAGGATCAACAGGATACCTGCGCGGGAGATGAAGAAGCTTATGGAATACCACTGGCCCGGCAACGTGAGGGAGCTCGAGCATTTCGTGGAACGGGCGGTGATTATCTCGGATGGAAAGGACCTCAGTTTCTCGGGCCACGGCCTCAAAGGTCCGGAAGGCATTCGGGCCCGGGAGCCGGGACCCACGCTGCTGGCGGACGTGGAGCGGCTCCATATCGAAAAAGTCCTTTCCCATACGCGAGGGAAGGTGGGCGGCCCTGACGGCGCGGCAGCCCTTCTCGGGCTCAAGCCGACGACACTCTTTTTCCGCATAAAAAAATTAGGGATTACACGACCTTCTTAA